In the genome of Polaribacter sp. MED152, one region contains:
- a CDS encoding energy transducer TonB — protein sequence MKNVKKLPTKQLEKFSTIFTQLGLVLVLFVVYIVLEHETKQKSLAVYEPEVSKGIYLEPNTEVFFTKETTVKPKVELQKPDRLILDEKIDKVDDDKTESVILTEPKKQKVDFDIDKIETVPEPVDEEDEDPVPFISIENAPIFKGCEGLSKEENKKCFDKKMLKFVQRNFDAQLANEIGLRSGKYRIQTQFIIDNTGKVVDIKIRAPHIKLKQETQELIEKLPQFTPGKQGSKSVKVRYTLPISFLVD from the coding sequence ATGAAAAACGTGAAAAAACTACCTACCAAACAATTAGAAAAGTTCTCAACCATTTTTACTCAGTTAGGACTTGTATTAGTACTTTTTGTGGTCTACATTGTATTAGAGCATGAAACAAAACAGAAATCTTTAGCAGTCTATGAACCAGAAGTCTCCAAAGGTATTTACTTAGAGCCAAATACAGAGGTTTTCTTTACCAAGGAAACAACTGTTAAACCTAAGGTTGAACTACAAAAACCAGATCGATTAATCTTAGATGAGAAAATTGATAAGGTTGATGATGATAAAACTGAATCGGTTATTCTAACAGAGCCTAAAAAGCAAAAAGTTGATTTTGATATTGATAAAATTGAAACAGTACCAGAACCTGTAGATGAAGAAGATGAAGATCCTGTTCCTTTTATTTCAATAGAAAACGCGCCAATATTTAAAGGCTGTGAAGGCTTATCAAAAGAGGAAAACAAAAAGTGTTTTGACAAAAAGATGCTAAAATTTGTACAACGAAATTTTGACGCTCAGTTGGCCAATGAAATTGGTTTAAGATCTGGTAAATACAGAATTCAGACTCAATTTATTATTGATAATACTGGTAAAGTTGTAGATATTAAAATTAGAGCACCTCATATTAAGTTGAAGCAAGAAACTCAAGAATTGATAGAAAAACTACCTCAATTTACACCAGGTAAACAAGGTTCAAAATCTGTTAAGGTTAGGTACACTTTACCTATTTCTTTTTTAGTAGATTAA
- a CDS encoding MarC family protein — MDFNLKEIFTAFMVLFAVIDIIGNIPIVIDLRKKVGHIQSEKASIIAGCIMVIFLFLGQSLLSLIGIDVNSFAVAGSFILFFIALEMILGITLYKDDGDSGTITATIFPLAFPLIAGPGSLTTLLSLRAEFAIQNIIVAVFFNVIVIYIVLKTSSKIERLIGPSGIQIIRKVFGVILLAIAVKLFAQNIKALFI; from the coding sequence ATGGATTTTAATTTAAAAGAAATTTTTACTGCTTTTATGGTACTTTTTGCAGTAATCGATATTATTGGTAACATACCAATTGTAATTGATTTACGTAAAAAAGTAGGTCATATTCAGTCTGAAAAAGCCTCTATTATAGCAGGTTGTATCATGGTTATTTTTCTTTTTTTAGGGCAGAGTTTACTAAGTTTAATTGGTATTGATGTAAACTCTTTTGCTGTAGCAGGTTCTTTTATTTTATTTTTCATTGCTTTAGAAATGATTTTAGGAATTACACTTTATAAAGATGATGGTGATTCTGGAACTATAACTGCTACTATATTTCCATTAGCTTTTCCTTTAATTGCAGGGCCAGGAAGTTTAACTACACTGCTTTCTTTACGAGCTGAATTTGCAATTCAAAACATTATTGTTGCAGTTTTCTTTAATGTTATTGTTATCTACATTGTCTTAAAAACATCTTCTAAAATAGAACGATTAATAGGACCTTCTGGAATACAAATTATTAGAAAAGTTTTTGGGGTAATCTTATTAGCAATCGCTGTGAAATTATTTGCTCAAAATATCAAAGCATTATTTATTTAA
- a CDS encoding DUF3109 family protein, with product MFQLGKTIVSEDIIEKEFVCNISACKGACCVDGEAGAPLEKEETKILENIYPKVKPFLRKEGIEVIEKEGAWVTSEWGELETPLIDGADCAYVIFDDKNTALCGIEEAYNQGEISWKKPISCHLYPVRVKDYSEFSAVNYHKWEICDDACSLGKELQVPVYKFVKQALIRKFGQNWYDELEKVAENYNNK from the coding sequence ATGTTTCAACTAGGTAAAACAATCGTTTCTGAAGATATTATAGAAAAGGAATTTGTCTGTAATATTTCTGCATGTAAAGGTGCTTGCTGTGTAGATGGCGAAGCTGGTGCTCCATTAGAAAAAGAAGAAACAAAAATCTTAGAGAATATTTATCCGAAAGTAAAGCCTTTTTTGCGTAAAGAAGGTATAGAGGTTATAGAAAAAGAAGGTGCTTGGGTAACAAGTGAGTGGGGTGAATTAGAAACACCTTTAATTGATGGTGCAGACTGTGCTTATGTTATTTTTGATGATAAAAATACCGCTCTTTGTGGTATTGAAGAAGCGTATAATCAAGGAGAAATCAGCTGGAAAAAACCTATTTCTTGCCATTTATACCCAGTTCGAGTTAAAGATTATAGCGAGTTTTCTGCTGTGAATTATCATAAATGGGAAATTTGTGATGATGCTTGCTCTTTAGGTAAAGAGTTACAGGTGCCAGTTTATAAATTTGTAAAACAAGCGTTAATTCGAAAGTTTGGTCAGAATTGGTATGATGAATTAGAGAAAGTCGCCGAAAATTATAATAATAAATAG